In Bacillus sp. SB49, a single window of DNA contains:
- a CDS encoding rhodanese-like domain-containing protein, translating to MTILYGFVLFLLLWYGYQVYKRSIVKPYREHGDPELEFCIIDIRDYISAYRSPYPGAENIPLSYLPRVLKDRFDCQDDILVVTDDKRAAKLAAKMIRKNKNTDVYYVNSKERSTF from the coding sequence ATGACAATTTTATATGGTTTTGTCCTGTTTTTACTTTTATGGTACGGATATCAGGTTTATAAGCGATCCATCGTTAAACCATACCGGGAGCACGGTGATCCGGAACTCGAATTCTGCATTATCGATATCAGGGATTATATCAGTGCATATCGATCCCCATATCCCGGAGCTGAGAACATCCCCCTCAGTTATCTTCCGCGTGTACTTAAAGATCGCTTCGACTGTCAGGATGATATTCTGGTCGTCACGGATGATAAAAGAGCGGCGAAACTTGCAGCGAAAATGATTCGTAAGAACAAAAACACGGATGTTTACTATGTGAATTCTAAGGAAAGGTCTACTTTTTAG
- a CDS encoding rhodanese-like domain-containing protein yields the protein MKHIEEITPEELENKQKRNDDFIAIDVREDEEVAEGMVPDAKHIRLGDIPQAIDGLSKNQEYVMICRSGRRSMNAAEFMQEKGFTNVKNMKGGMLEWSGELVF from the coding sequence ATGAAACATATTGAAGAAATTACTCCAGAAGAATTAGAAAACAAGCAAAAACGAAATGATGATTTTATCGCTATAGATGTCCGGGAAGACGAAGAAGTCGCAGAAGGAATGGTGCCTGATGCCAAGCACATCCGGTTGGGTGACATTCCGCAAGCAATTGATGGACTTTCCAAGAATCAGGAATACGTAATGATCTGCCGCTCCGGTCGTCGCAGCATGAATGCAGCAGAATTCATGCAAGAGAAAGGATTCACCAATGTTAAGAACATGAAAGGCGGCATGTTGGAATGGAGTGGAGAGCTTGTCTTTTAA
- the leuS gene encoding leucine--tRNA ligase: MAFNHKTIEKKWQQYWLDNKTFKTDSNSQKEKFYALDMFPYPSGAGLHVGHPEGYTATDILSRMKRMQGYEVLHPIGWDAFGLPAEQYALDTGNDPEEFTKQNIDNFRRQIQELGFSYDWDREVNTTDPDYYKWTQWIFLKLYEKGLAYIDEVAVNWCPALGTVLANEEVIDGKSERGGHPVERRPMKQWMLKITAYADRLLEDLEELDWPESIKDMQRNWIGKSEGAEVTFEVDGTDESFNVFTTRPDTLFGATYTVLAPEHPLVQKVVTVEQQDAVNQYVETSKNKSDLERTDLAKDKSGVFTGGYAVNPINGEKLPIWVADYVLMSYGSGAIMAVPAHDERDYEFAKKFDLSIIPVLEGGDVEEEAYTGDGAHINSGFLDGLDKEAAMTKAIQWLEENGKGKKQTTYRLRDWLFSRQRYWGEPIPVIHWEDGSITPAKEEDLPVRLPKTKEIKPSGTGESPLANIEDWVNVVDPETGMKGRRETNTMPQWAGSCWYYLRYIDPDNSESFADYEALKKWLPVDVYIGGAEHAVLHLLYARFWHKVLYDAGVVPTKEPFQKLFNQGMILGENNEKMSKSKGNVVNPDDIVYSHGADTLRLYEMFMGPLEASIAWSANGLDGARRFLDRVWRLYVKDGSLSDAIQEGAANDALEKSYHETVMKVTENFEALRFNTGISQMMVYINDSYKADVLPKSYMEGFVKLLSPVAPHLAEELWEKLGHTETISYQPWPDFDESKLVEDEVEVVIQVMGKVRAKMMVNPEASKEELEKEALENEEVQQWLEGKTVRKVIAVPGKLVNIVAN, from the coding sequence ATGGCTTTTAATCATAAGACAATCGAGAAGAAATGGCAGCAATACTGGCTTGATAACAAGACGTTCAAGACAGACAGTAACTCACAGAAAGAAAAATTCTACGCTTTGGATATGTTCCCATATCCATCAGGTGCTGGCCTGCACGTTGGGCACCCGGAGGGGTACACGGCAACGGATATTCTTTCCCGGATGAAGCGAATGCAGGGGTATGAAGTGCTGCATCCAATCGGCTGGGATGCTTTCGGGCTTCCGGCAGAGCAGTATGCTCTGGATACAGGGAATGATCCAGAAGAGTTTACAAAGCAGAATATCGATAACTTCCGTCGACAGATTCAGGAACTTGGCTTTTCCTATGATTGGGACCGTGAAGTAAACACGACCGATCCTGACTATTATAAATGGACACAATGGATTTTTCTAAAACTTTATGAGAAGGGCCTCGCTTATATCGACGAAGTGGCTGTCAACTGGTGTCCGGCACTTGGAACGGTCCTTGCGAATGAAGAAGTCATTGATGGAAAGAGTGAGCGGGGAGGACACCCTGTCGAGCGACGTCCGATGAAACAGTGGATGTTGAAGATTACTGCCTATGCCGATCGTCTGTTGGAAGACTTGGAAGAACTGGATTGGCCGGAAAGTATCAAAGATATGCAGAGGAACTGGATCGGAAAGTCAGAAGGAGCAGAAGTCACTTTTGAAGTGGATGGAACGGATGAGTCCTTCAACGTATTCACGACAAGACCCGATACGCTCTTCGGTGCAACTTATACAGTGCTTGCTCCAGAACACCCGTTGGTACAGAAAGTTGTGACTGTTGAGCAACAGGATGCAGTGAATCAATATGTAGAAACTTCCAAGAACAAAAGCGACCTGGAGCGTACGGATTTAGCTAAGGACAAGTCCGGCGTGTTTACCGGAGGGTATGCCGTAAATCCGATTAACGGAGAAAAGCTTCCGATATGGGTGGCGGACTACGTATTGATGAGCTATGGCAGCGGCGCTATTATGGCCGTTCCGGCACATGACGAGAGAGACTATGAATTCGCCAAGAAGTTCGACTTATCCATCATCCCTGTATTGGAAGGTGGAGACGTTGAGGAAGAAGCTTATACAGGTGATGGAGCACATATTAACTCCGGTTTCTTGGACGGACTTGATAAAGAAGCAGCAATGACCAAAGCCATCCAATGGCTGGAAGAGAACGGAAAAGGAAAGAAACAGACGACTTATCGTCTGCGTGACTGGTTGTTCAGCCGCCAGCGCTACTGGGGAGAACCGATCCCTGTCATCCACTGGGAAGACGGATCCATCACGCCTGCGAAAGAAGAAGACCTTCCTGTACGTCTTCCGAAAACAAAAGAAATCAAACCGTCTGGAACCGGAGAATCTCCTCTTGCGAATATTGAGGACTGGGTGAATGTCGTCGATCCGGAAACAGGTATGAAAGGGCGCCGTGAAACAAATACCATGCCTCAGTGGGCAGGCAGCTGCTGGTACTACCTGCGTTATATCGATCCGGACAACAGCGAGAGCTTCGCAGACTATGAAGCCCTGAAGAAATGGCTTCCGGTCGATGTGTATATCGGAGGGGCAGAACACGCGGTTCTTCACTTGTTGTACGCCCGCTTCTGGCATAAAGTCCTTTACGACGCAGGGGTGGTACCTACAAAAGAACCGTTCCAGAAACTATTCAACCAAGGAATGATCCTTGGCGAGAATAATGAGAAAATGAGTAAATCAAAAGGAAATGTCGTCAATCCGGATGATATCGTTTATTCTCACGGTGCAGACACGTTGAGACTTTATGAAATGTTCATGGGTCCACTGGAAGCTTCCATTGCGTGGTCCGCAAATGGTCTGGATGGAGCGCGTCGTTTCCTTGATCGTGTCTGGAGACTTTATGTGAAGGATGGGTCCTTATCCGATGCCATTCAAGAAGGAGCCGCGAATGATGCTCTTGAGAAATCCTATCATGAGACGGTTATGAAAGTGACGGAAAACTTTGAGGCGCTCCGCTTCAATACAGGAATATCTCAAATGATGGTCTACATTAACGACAGCTACAAAGCGGATGTGCTGCCTAAGAGTTATATGGAAGGTTTTGTGAAGCTTCTGTCTCCTGTCGCCCCACACTTGGCGGAAGAGCTGTGGGAAAAACTGGGTCACACGGAAACAATCAGCTACCAACCGTGGCCGGATTTTGATGAATCCAAGCTGGTAGAAGACGAAGTCGAGGTTGTTATTCAAGTAATGGGTAAAGTCCGTGCGAAAATGATGGTAAACCCGGAAGCTTCTAAAGAAGAGCTTGAGAAAGAGGCTTTGGAGAACGAAGAAGTACAACAATGGCTGGAAGGGAAAACGGTTAGAAAAGTAATTGCTGTCCCTGGAAAGCTTGTCAATATCGTTGCGAATTAA
- a CDS encoding class I SAM-dependent methyltransferase codes for MNLERIIPYSHMLMKQFIEEGDVVIDGTCGNGHDTLFLTNLVGDTGHVYGFDIQKVAVENTTERLKEAGNENRATILHESHSQVKTSISREHKKRVQAAIYNLGYLPGSDKTVITKPEETLASVQETLSILKPGGLLVLVVYHGHEGGEEEKDALLEYLTALDSKEYHVLHYGFINQKRKPPFILAVEKH; via the coding sequence ATGAACTTAGAAAGAATCATCCCTTATTCACACATGCTTATGAAGCAATTTATAGAAGAAGGGGATGTGGTCATAGACGGGACTTGCGGGAATGGTCATGATACCTTATTCCTCACTAACTTAGTCGGAGATACAGGGCATGTATATGGGTTTGATATCCAGAAAGTGGCTGTGGAGAACACGACAGAACGCCTCAAAGAGGCAGGAAATGAGAACAGAGCGACAATCCTTCACGAATCCCACTCCCAAGTGAAAACTTCCATCAGCAGAGAGCACAAAAAACGTGTGCAGGCAGCCATTTATAACCTTGGCTACTTACCGGGAAGTGACAAAACAGTCATTACAAAACCGGAGGAAACATTAGCTTCCGTTCAAGAGACCTTGTCTATATTAAAACCCGGTGGATTATTAGTACTGGTGGTATACCACGGGCATGAAGGCGGAGAAGAAGAGAAAGACGCTCTTTTAGAATACCTCACCGCTCTCGATTCCAAAGAATACCACGTGCTCCATTACGGCTTCATCAATCAGAAACGTAAACCACCTTTTATATTAGCTGTAGAAAAGCATTAA
- a CDS encoding tetraprenyl-beta-curcumene synthase family protein translates to MKANVPSNALHLMYHVYKNIFPSVHRELNVWIDRARQIPDPELRIQALASIESKTFHCEGGAIYAVLAGERRDEAVRFIVAYQTISDYLDNLCDRSTSMDPKDFRMLHQAMADALTPGNERQDYYKYREESDDAGYLHLLVKTCQDVLRNAEGYDIVLEHTRNLGSLYSDLQVHKHVVEEERIPRLQQWFEDHQKDWPQLKWYEFSACTGSTLGIFCLVSYTLGGRIDPSLAEQVTRSYFPFMQGLHILLDYYIDQEEDEEEGDLNFCSYYEHEEEMRARFKYFVERTNEEIQRLPNAAFHEMVHEGLVGMYLADRKVGRIANAKSFVKELLKASGKKATFFYLNTKMYHKLKPGREL, encoded by the coding sequence ATGAAAGCAAATGTACCGAGTAACGCCCTGCATCTCATGTACCACGTGTACAAAAATATCTTTCCTTCCGTTCATAGAGAATTGAACGTTTGGATTGATCGGGCGCGTCAAATACCAGATCCGGAATTAAGGATTCAGGCACTTGCCAGCATTGAAAGCAAAACGTTCCATTGTGAAGGCGGGGCGATTTATGCGGTGCTTGCAGGGGAGAGAAGGGACGAAGCGGTTCGTTTTATCGTAGCCTATCAAACCATTAGTGATTATCTTGATAACTTATGTGACAGAAGTACATCGATGGATCCGAAAGATTTCCGCATGCTCCATCAGGCGATGGCGGATGCGCTGACGCCAGGGAATGAAAGACAAGACTACTATAAATATCGTGAGGAATCAGACGACGCCGGTTACCTCCATCTCCTTGTGAAAACTTGTCAGGACGTACTTCGGAATGCGGAAGGCTATGACATAGTCCTGGAGCATACTCGGAATCTTGGTTCCCTTTACAGCGATCTTCAAGTACATAAACATGTGGTGGAAGAGGAACGTATTCCAAGGTTACAGCAATGGTTTGAAGATCACCAGAAGGACTGGCCGCAACTGAAATGGTATGAATTTTCGGCATGTACGGGCTCTACCCTTGGTATTTTCTGCCTTGTCTCTTATACTCTTGGTGGAAGAATTGACCCTTCTTTAGCAGAGCAGGTGACAAGAAGCTATTTCCCATTCATGCAGGGGCTTCACATTCTCCTTGATTACTATATTGATCAGGAGGAGGATGAAGAGGAAGGGGATTTGAATTTTTGTTCCTATTATGAGCACGAAGAGGAGATGCGGGCGAGGTTCAAGTATTTCGTCGAGAGAACGAACGAAGAGATTCAACGGTTACCAAACGCCGCTTTCCATGAGATGGTTCATGAAGGGCTTGTTGGAATGTATTTGGCCGATCGAAAAGTCGGGCGTATTGCCAATGCGAAGAGCTTTGTTAAAGAACTCTTGAAGGCGAGTGGAAAGAAAGCGACGTTCTTTTACCTGAATACCAAAATGTATCACAAATTAAAGCCTGGACGTGAGTTGTAA
- a CDS encoding alpha/beta hydrolase yields the protein MNKKQSPASDGTIIIVHGAFEHGGRYERLADRLHKDGFDVIYGDLPGQGNSPGRKGHIHSFEEYIKTVEGWIGEADPDKKIFLLGHSMGGLVTVRVMEQLQQKMDGIILSSPALAIKGSVSAPVEWLSYLLNIIAPSLRMDANQDPSLITRDTVKVEQFRKDPLVLKKVSVRWYREFQRASRLAFRDVNQFPDVPLLVLQAGRDELVVAEKTAEWFHIVDAKEKTYKEWPELYHELFNEPEWEDVYLYTLGFLQQQLKK from the coding sequence GTGAATAAAAAGCAATCTCCAGCATCAGACGGCACTATCATTATCGTCCACGGAGCATTTGAACATGGTGGAAGATATGAGCGGTTGGCGGATCGTCTTCATAAAGATGGTTTCGATGTTATATACGGCGATCTGCCTGGCCAGGGAAATTCACCCGGAAGGAAAGGTCATATCCATTCCTTTGAGGAGTACATAAAGACAGTAGAGGGCTGGATCGGGGAAGCGGATCCCGATAAAAAAATATTTCTGCTCGGTCATAGTATGGGTGGTCTTGTAACGGTGCGGGTAATGGAACAGCTGCAACAGAAAATGGATGGTATCATCCTCTCGTCTCCTGCATTGGCTATTAAAGGCAGTGTAAGTGCGCCTGTGGAATGGTTGTCCTACCTATTGAATATCATAGCACCCTCTTTACGTATGGATGCCAACCAAGACCCTTCATTGATTACAAGGGATACCGTGAAAGTCGAACAGTTTCGTAAAGATCCACTTGTCCTTAAGAAAGTCTCTGTGCGTTGGTACCGGGAGTTTCAACGTGCTTCCCGTCTGGCTTTCCGGGACGTCAACCAGTTTCCGGATGTACCTCTTCTTGTCTTGCAGGCGGGACGTGACGAACTGGTAGTGGCGGAAAAAACGGCAGAATGGTTTCATATAGTGGATGCTAAAGAAAAAACATACAAAGAATGGCCGGAATTATACCATGAACTATTCAATGAGCCGGAGTGGGAAGATGTGTACCTTTATACACTTGGATTTTTACAACAGCAACTCAAGAAATAG
- a CDS encoding gamma carbonic anhydrase, with the protein MICEYKGKRPSIHPTAYIADDAVITGDVFIDEGASIWFKTVIRGDVAPVHIGRNTNVQDLSMLHQSPGQPLILEDGVTVGHQVTLHSAHIKKNALIGMGSLILDGAIIGEEAFIGAGSLVPPGKVIPPRTLAFGRPAKVVRELNEHDYQELERIRTTYIEKGNYYKQQQEKD; encoded by the coding sequence ATGATTTGCGAATATAAAGGAAAGCGCCCGTCTATACACCCGACGGCTTACATCGCTGATGATGCCGTTATTACAGGAGATGTTTTTATCGATGAAGGAGCAAGCATCTGGTTTAAAACCGTCATCCGCGGGGATGTAGCTCCGGTACATATCGGCAGGAATACAAATGTACAGGATCTCAGTATGCTTCATCAAAGCCCGGGTCAACCACTGATCCTTGAAGATGGCGTGACGGTCGGTCATCAAGTGACCCTGCATTCCGCACACATTAAGAAAAACGCGCTGATCGGTATGGGATCCCTCATACTCGATGGAGCGATAATTGGAGAAGAAGCTTTCATCGGCGCCGGCAGTCTCGTCCCGCCGGGAAAAGTTATCCCTCCAAGGACGCTCGCTTTCGGCCGGCCCGCGAAAGTAGTCCGGGAACTGAACGAGCATGACTATCAAGAGTTGGAAAGGATAAGAACCACTTACATAGAGAAAGGAAACTATTATAAACAGCAGCAAGAAAAAGATTAA
- the metK gene encoding methionine adenosyltransferase, with protein MPANRRLFTSESVTEGHPDKICDQISDAILDEILKNDPNARVACETTVTTGLVLVSGEISTNTYVDIPSIVRQTIKDIGYTRAKYGFDADTCAVLTAIDEQSPDIAGGVDEALESREGKMSDDEIEAIGAGDQGLMFGFANNETKELMPLPISLAHKLSKRLSDVRKDGTLDYLRPDGKTQVTIEYDELDKPVRVDTIVISTQHAEEITLEQIKKDLRDHVIGPVVPAELIDEQTKYFINPTGRFVIGGPQGDAGLTGRKIIVDTYGGYARHGGGAFSGKDATKVDRSAAYAARYVAKNIVAAGLADAVEVQLAYAIGVAQPVSIAINSNGTGKVSEEKLVEAVRDLFDLRPAGIIKMLDLRRPIYRDTAAYGHFGRTDIEFPWERTDKAEQLKSRFN; from the coding sequence ATGCCTGCCAATCGCCGGTTATTCACATCAGAGTCAGTTACAGAAGGTCACCCCGATAAAATATGTGACCAGATTTCTGATGCCATTTTAGACGAAATTTTAAAAAATGACCCGAATGCTCGGGTTGCATGTGAGACAACAGTGACCACGGGACTTGTGCTCGTCTCAGGAGAGATCAGTACAAATACTTATGTAGACATCCCATCCATCGTTCGTCAAACAATTAAAGATATTGGATATACTCGAGCCAAATACGGCTTCGATGCGGATACGTGTGCCGTTCTGACTGCCATCGATGAGCAGTCCCCTGATATTGCAGGCGGAGTGGATGAAGCATTGGAATCCCGCGAGGGCAAGATGAGCGACGATGAGATTGAAGCGATCGGAGCTGGAGATCAGGGCTTAATGTTCGGTTTTGCTAATAATGAAACGAAAGAACTAATGCCTCTTCCTATTTCACTGGCACATAAACTTTCCAAGCGTCTTTCGGATGTCCGTAAAGACGGCACGCTGGATTACCTGCGCCCGGACGGGAAGACACAAGTGACCATCGAGTACGATGAGCTGGATAAACCTGTCCGCGTAGATACCATTGTCATTTCTACACAGCACGCGGAAGAAATTACATTGGAGCAGATTAAGAAAGATCTGCGCGACCATGTGATCGGTCCTGTTGTACCGGCGGAGCTCATTGATGAGCAGACGAAATACTTCATCAATCCGACAGGTCGTTTCGTTATCGGCGGTCCTCAAGGGGATGCCGGCTTGACGGGAAGAAAAATCATTGTGGATACGTATGGCGGATATGCCCGTCACGGCGGAGGTGCTTTCAGCGGGAAAGACGCGACGAAAGTGGACCGCTCTGCTGCTTATGCAGCCCGCTATGTTGCGAAGAACATCGTAGCTGCCGGACTTGCGGACGCTGTGGAAGTGCAGCTTGCGTATGCAATAGGTGTAGCGCAGCCGGTTTCCATTGCCATCAACTCGAATGGTACTGGAAAAGTATCGGAAGAGAAGCTGGTAGAAGCTGTGCGTGATCTGTTCGATCTGCGCCCTGCCGGTATTATCAAGATGCTGGATCTGCGTCGACCTATCTACCGTGATACGGCTGCTTATGGTCATTTCGGCCGCACGGATATTGAGTTCCCTTGGGAGCGGACGGACAAAGCAGAACAATTAAAATCTCGTTTCAATTAA
- the pckA gene encoding phosphoenolpyruvate carboxykinase (ATP) — protein sequence MSTINQMSELNLLLAQENVHHQLSVPHLVEKILSRNEGTLTEKGAIQATTGTYTGRSPKDKFIVKDDTSEQKVDWGTINTPIDESTFVQLYHKVLTYLKKREELFVFKGFAGAETRYRLPIQVVTEFAWHNLFAKQMFIRPNTEEVADHEAEFTVISAPTFKADPEVDGTNSEAFIMISFKHRIVLIGGTEYAGEIKKSIFSVMNYILPEKNILPMHCSANVGKEGDVALFFGLSGTGKTTLSADPSRRLIGDDEHAWSNYGVFNIEGGCYAKCINLSKEKEPQIYDAIHFGSVLENVILSADSHEPDYDDTSLTENTRAAYPLEHISNTVQPSVAGHPNAIIFLTADATGVLPPISKLTKEQAMYHFLSGYTSKLAGTERGITEPQATFSACFGSPFLPLAPSKYAEMLGEKIDQFQTDVYLVNTGWSGGSYGEGQRIKLSYTRAMIHAALEGELSSAETYKDPFFGLHVPTHCPGVPDEVLSPRKTWTDKEAYDLSAKALAEKFHKNFEKFTYASEAIRKAGPSYHS from the coding sequence ATGAGTACCATTAACCAAATGTCTGAACTTAACCTATTACTAGCTCAAGAAAATGTCCATCACCAACTTTCCGTTCCGCACTTGGTGGAGAAGATCCTCTCTCGCAACGAAGGCACATTAACAGAAAAAGGTGCAATTCAAGCGACTACTGGTACTTACACCGGCAGATCACCAAAAGACAAATTCATCGTCAAAGACGACACGTCCGAACAAAAAGTGGATTGGGGGACGATCAATACGCCGATTGACGAGAGTACTTTCGTTCAGCTTTACCACAAAGTTCTTACGTATTTAAAGAAGCGGGAAGAACTCTTTGTTTTCAAAGGGTTTGCCGGCGCAGAAACACGGTATCGTCTTCCCATCCAAGTCGTGACAGAGTTTGCGTGGCACAATCTTTTCGCTAAACAGATGTTCATTCGTCCAAATACGGAAGAGGTGGCAGATCATGAAGCGGAATTCACGGTTATATCCGCTCCGACCTTCAAGGCTGATCCTGAAGTGGACGGGACAAATTCAGAAGCGTTCATCATGATTTCCTTCAAACACCGTATCGTCTTAATTGGCGGAACCGAGTATGCCGGGGAAATCAAAAAATCGATTTTCTCCGTCATGAACTATATTCTTCCGGAGAAAAACATCCTGCCGATGCACTGTTCAGCGAACGTTGGTAAAGAAGGCGATGTCGCTCTTTTCTTCGGGTTATCCGGAACGGGCAAGACTACCCTTTCTGCAGATCCTTCCCGCCGTTTGATCGGGGATGACGAGCATGCGTGGTCGAACTACGGCGTCTTCAATATTGAAGGCGGTTGCTACGCCAAGTGTATCAACCTTTCTAAAGAAAAGGAACCACAAATTTACGATGCGATTCATTTTGGATCGGTTCTGGAGAATGTCATACTAAGCGCAGACTCACATGAACCGGATTATGACGACACAAGTTTGACAGAAAACACTCGTGCGGCTTATCCGCTTGAACATATATCCAACACTGTACAGCCCAGTGTAGCTGGTCATCCAAATGCGATCATTTTCTTGACCGCTGATGCTACAGGCGTTCTCCCTCCGATCAGTAAGTTGACGAAGGAACAGGCAATGTACCACTTCCTGAGCGGATATACCAGCAAACTCGCAGGTACAGAAAGGGGAATTACAGAACCGCAGGCGACATTCTCCGCCTGCTTCGGCTCTCCATTCCTTCCCTTGGCTCCATCTAAGTATGCAGAAATGCTTGGCGAGAAAATTGATCAATTCCAGACCGACGTCTATCTAGTGAATACAGGATGGTCCGGAGGGTCTTACGGGGAAGGACAGCGGATCAAGTTAAGCTACACAAGAGCTATGATTCACGCTGCGTTGGAAGGAGAATTAAGCTCAGCGGAGACGTATAAAGATCCTTTCTTCGGTTTACACGTTCCCACCCACTGCCCTGGTGTCCCTGATGAGGTATTGTCACCTCGTAAGACATGGACAGATAAAGAGGCCTACGACCTGAGCGCTAAAGCGCTTGCCGAAAAGTTCCATAAGAACTTTGAGAAATTCACTTATGCGAGCGAAGCAATTAGGAAAGCAGGACCTTCCTATCATAGCTGA
- the ytkD gene encoding RNA deprotection pyrophosphohydrolase, with the protein MKTFYDFYQNPVRLSFEDHPFSATPKHVWVICRYKDQWLLTRHKDRGFEFPGGKVEEGETADQAAVREVQEETGARIKELTYIGQYHVDGKGGTVIKNVYYAVISELADQEHYFETHGPVLFRHLPKNMRVNERFSFMMKDEVLPECMKRIQRHI; encoded by the coding sequence ATGAAAACATTTTATGATTTTTACCAGAACCCTGTTCGACTATCATTTGAGGATCATCCGTTCTCTGCAACTCCGAAGCATGTTTGGGTCATTTGCCGTTATAAGGACCAATGGCTTTTGACGAGACATAAGGATCGAGGGTTCGAATTTCCCGGAGGAAAAGTCGAAGAGGGCGAAACAGCAGATCAGGCAGCTGTGCGGGAAGTTCAGGAAGAGACAGGTGCGAGAATTAAAGAGTTGACGTATATCGGTCAATACCATGTGGATGGTAAAGGTGGCACGGTCATAAAGAACGTATATTATGCCGTCATATCTGAACTGGCCGATCAGGAACACTATTTTGAAACACACGGCCCTGTCTTATTCCGACATCTCCCAAAGAACATGAGAGTGAATGAGCGCTTCAGCTTTATGATGAAGGATGAAGTCCTTCCGGAATGCATGAAACGTATTCAGCGTCATATCTGA
- the menC gene encoding o-succinylbenzoate synthase, which translates to MMKVEAVRIRTIELPLKKPFITHQASFDRRKLLIVEAEDPEGRIGYGEVTAFESPFYTSETIVTAFHVLKEFLIPLLFGLEEQTPAAFAEGVRPIQGHPMAKAGLEGALWDLYGKKENKSLKKLLGGIRESVKAGAVLSLTDNLREEVEALKLEGYERYKLKVRKGCEKETIEALRKIAPDLPVMIDANGQYGPDDFHRLQEMDEYGLMMIEQPFQPADFFYHKELQATMRTPLCLDESIMSFHDAVQGVELESCRIVNVKISRVGGLTEAKAIHDFCERRGVPVWCGGMVESGVSKAHNLALATLPNFTIPGDLSSSTRYFERDIVQPPIIMDRGEIRVPEGPGIGIDVDREYLEFVTNHSYEAKAT; encoded by the coding sequence ATGATGAAGGTCGAAGCTGTACGTATCCGCACCATTGAGCTCCCGTTAAAGAAGCCTTTCATCACTCATCAGGCAAGCTTCGATCGGAGGAAGCTTCTCATCGTAGAAGCGGAAGATCCGGAAGGAAGAATCGGCTACGGGGAGGTCACTGCCTTTGAGTCTCCTTTTTACACATCAGAGACGATCGTTACCGCTTTTCACGTACTGAAAGAGTTCCTGATACCTCTTCTATTTGGATTGGAAGAGCAGACACCTGCAGCCTTCGCCGAAGGTGTCCGACCCATTCAAGGCCACCCAATGGCGAAAGCAGGTCTTGAAGGAGCTTTGTGGGATCTTTACGGCAAGAAGGAAAATAAGAGTCTTAAGAAACTGCTTGGCGGCATTCGCGAAAGCGTCAAGGCTGGTGCTGTGCTGAGTCTGACGGATAATCTTCGGGAAGAAGTGGAGGCACTGAAGCTGGAGGGGTACGAACGATACAAGTTAAAGGTGAGGAAAGGCTGCGAGAAAGAAACAATTGAAGCACTTAGAAAGATAGCGCCGGATCTTCCGGTAATGATTGATGCCAACGGTCAATATGGACCGGATGACTTTCACAGACTTCAAGAGATGGATGAATATGGTCTTATGATGATTGAGCAGCCGTTCCAACCCGCCGACTTCTTTTATCATAAAGAACTGCAGGCGACAATGCGGACACCCCTGTGTCTCGATGAATCAATCATGTCTTTTCATGATGCTGTCCAGGGTGTAGAGCTCGAGTCCTGCCGCATCGTGAATGTGAAAATAAGCAGGGTGGGCGGCTTGACCGAAGCAAAGGCAATCCATGATTTCTGCGAGCGTCGGGGAGTGCCTGTTTGGTGCGGGGGGATGGTCGAATCCGGTGTATCCAAAGCACACAACCTTGCGCTTGCAACACTTCCTAATTTCACTATCCCGGGTGATTTATCCAGCTCCACACGGTATTTCGAAAGAGATATTGTGCAACCACCAATTATCATGGATCGGGGAGAAATCCGTGTGCCGGAGGGCCCTGGAATTGGAATAGACGTCGACAGGGAATACCTTGAATTCGTTACTAATCACTCTTATGAAGCTAAGGCAACTTAA